In Nocardia sp. XZ_19_385, the sequence GGTGGCTCGCTACACCTCCCCCGGCACCGGCGCGAATGTCCAACTGGTCACCCACGACGCAACCGCACCCGAAGACTCGGTCATCTCCGTCCACACCGATGACGTCGACGCCGCATACGACGAAGCCCGCAAACTCGGCTACGAAATCGTGCACCCACTGACCACCGAACCATGGGGCGTACGCCGATTCTTCGTCCGCGCACCGAACGGCAGCGTCATCAACATCGTGAACCACCGGGACTGACCAGCCCCTCCTGCGACCTCTAAGGTTCCAAAGCGGTCGTGTCAGGGGATGGCGAAGAAGTCTCGTCGGGCTGCGGCGGCGAGTTCTCGATAGCCCATGCCGAAGGTGTGGGCTGCTTTTTGGTAGGCAGCGACGGCGGCGTGCAGAGGATCGGGCCGGTCGCGTGCTTCGAAATAGGTCAAGAAGGCTTGGTATTGCTGGATGAGTTCGGTTGATCCGGGCACGCCGGAGACGGTGGTCAATGGTACTCGCCGGTCGTGCTCGATCCGGTGGATCGCTGCTGAGTAGTGCTCGAGTTCAGGCGGCGGCGTTCGTTCGGTTCCCAAGGCGGCCAGTCCCTGTTGGGCCCAGTCGAGGGCGAGCAGGCCGGCGTGTTCGATGGCGCGGTGGGCGCACCAGTAGGCGAACGCGCGTTGGCGTTGTGGGTCGAGTGCCTCGATCAGGTCGAGGATGTCGCGGTCGAATCCGGAGATGTAGTAGGCGGGAATGAGTTGCGCCAAAGCTGGGCTCGGTGGCCTGCCACCCCAGTCGCGGGTGAGTGCGCGGGTGGCTTCTGCTTCGGGACTGTGGACGCCCACCTTGACGATGGTGCCATCGGATGCGTGCACGCAGACGTAGGACTCATCGAGCGGCGGTGCCGGGTTGACCGGTCCGGTCGCGACTTTGTCGAGCTTGACGGCGGTGATGGGGGGCGGGCTGGGCGAGGTTGTGCTCGCCCATAGGCGCAGGCGATGGTCCTCGGTGGGTTCGCTGACCTCCATCCCGCGCTGGCGGTCCCGGCCTCGGGCGCTGGCACGGACTCCGTAGGTT encodes:
- a CDS encoding VOC family protein, with the protein product MRATRIVANLPVADIQAAKTFYTDFLGLSLEEFNLGWVARYTSPGTGANVQLVTHDATAPEDSVISVHTDDVDAAYDEARKLGYEIVHPLTTEPWGVRRFFVRAPNGSVINIVNHRD